TAACGAGAGCTGGATTATTTGTTGTTTGGGAAAGGTaagttagaaagtcatttgtattTGAGTTTGGGGGTCTATAAACTACaccaataatcatatttttactaCCAGGAATATtaatctcaataaatagagattCTACAGTGGCGTTCATGGAGTTAAGATAATCACAAACCGTATACTCGTAGTCATGTGAAATATAGAACGCTACCCCACCCCCAGGTCTGTCTTCTCGGTTATTCATTACGAAATCATATCCGTTAAGAGAAAATTGATGGTTAGAATCACACGATATCCATGTCTCAGTAAGGCCAATTAAagaaaaggggcattttttagaatttgaagtgttattcaaaagtaactgaagttcatcaaaatgtttatttaaacttCTTATATTAGCATGCATTATGCTGACTGTATCGTCGTTAAAATTTTTTGTAAGATTATTTACCTGATGTTGCGTAATATACTCAGAAGAAGGATTTTGCAATATGTTATGATCCTGTTCAAAATCGAGATCTAATTCTTCCGAAGCTAAATTTATATTATTAGtaacaaaattatcataaaatgaaGGATTCATTGGGTTAATAAGTACAGTATCCTGAGGTCTCAATTCGCTGAAGAGGTCATCATTATCCAATGATGTAAATGGAAACTGAGGTGTATTGTCTATGCTAAGAAGTCAGTACATATCCGAAAGTGTTGTGTTATGTCCAATAAAGTGTCGGTCAAGGTCATATAAGAGGCAGTAAAGCAAAGTAACAAAGCGAGGGGAGAAGGCAAAGAACACAAAACACATATAGAACATGAAGAAGGACGAGGAGACGCAACACAAAGGATTCTTACACAAAAACGAGAACGTAGGGCAAAGACCTCTAAGTGTGAACGATGCAAAGTCAGTGAGAACGGAACGATTATCGAAACAGACATTGGCGGAGGAGATAAAGTGAGAAgctccaaaataaaataaaatgtaatgagATACACCTATAAAATAGTACATTCAAATATCaagatataatttcaaatacGTATAGTGAGTAAAGAATAAAGGAATACGACATACATGGCATGATAAATGAACATATTTGAGCACAAGTCTTCTAATAATCTTTGCATTCTAATAATTGAACAAGAATACCAATCACCAAATActcagaaattatttttattaatgtacGGGAAAAATGCTAATGTTGGAAATGCAAATAAACgaagtgaaatgaaataaaatgcatatgGGTGtcgattcaatttttttcattccgtaaaaaaaaagtgaaaaagcgtattgaaattaattgtacattcgatttttttattcgttagattttattgttgtctatTAATTTCATGTTAGCCATGTTATTTTCCCCACAACACACACGCACAACTTCTCGCACAGCTTGACACCCGCATCCATTCATgaccttttttcatatttttaaaataaaattctgtgTACGCAGTTTGTtgcgacgggggggggggggcatttagccttcaatttttgtttcaattagTAGTGAATTTGACACTGCATTTATAATTTTATGTCTAGAAACTGGaaattttctttgtgaatttggaaataaatacattgagtttaattcaattgatttaatAGTATCAATGTCGTCAACACCATGACACAATGAACCTTTAGACATTTACATAACTACGGCCAATCATACCCATCCGATATGTACATTaggttgattatttttgttttattttattttatctttatttatcatttttttatgaagtacCTCTCTACTCTCGTTCCTTCTTAAATTCTTGTTTGGGGTGAAATTGCACCAAATATAAACTTCGCCCCATTGTATCCCCTTGCAATTCATCCACAAAGCATGCAATTTCGCATAATTTTagaggattttatttttacccCAATGCACGCATGTTCCATATTTACCCATTTTGGGTaaatcttttttgttgttgttagaGTTAATGATTGGTCAGAATACTGTTGTTGAATACACATTCGTGTCGgactgataaaaataatgattatctGGGGAGCATTCATCATATTtcttgtccgacaagttgtcaaacCTGACATGctttccttgaatttgattggcagGGAGAcagtgttactatggtaacggTCGCAAACAAGACTTAATTGTCAGATAAAAACGCCGGACAAGCccggggccacttacattgacgagtggataccacgcgcaacccccaaaacacgtaaaagggatgtcttttATAGGGTACGTTTTATACGTAACGTAATTAGGGTgtcaaaatactaaaataatgaaaaaaagtatctATTTTCGCTAGGAAGCTACGTGCTTAAGGTCAAATTTGCGATGGTATAACAAATTaagatttcattgttttataagggatgtactttttgcccaaaGAGTCAACAGTACGTGTTTAGAGTAAGATTTGCGagaggtgtgggaggtggggctgtactaaacccaacgatgtaggtaaaggtaaaaccgacgaccgacgtccgtgacataataattaaaatatttctgtgcttgtttaggggttcaattcagggaatacttgccaagagtatcgttttgtttccaatacttgttaaggggtgcattttcagaatatggaaaatacgtgtttagggtacttCTCGAGagcgcatggtatccattcgtcaatggaaatgccccccccccccctccccatgtgCCGACAACCTCTTTCATGAATCGCTCCCGGAGGCGAGTAGATTCAAACCAACAATTTGGTtgatttttaaagcaatttGTTAGGACACAGTATTTTGCCATcatattgtttctttttatcaatCCTCGTTTTTAAACAAGGATTGGTAAAAGAGTGTGGAAATATAGATACATCAGGAAAACGAATATTGGTATGTTTTTCTTGACCTAATGCAGGTGATGGTTCTGCGTCCACCTTATGGGATAACCGACACTGGATGGAAACGTTTGCAGTTGTAAAGGAAGGTCCTAAATATGTCACAGCAGACATTTTACGTGCCGCTCAACCGAATgcaaaatttattgtaatactGAGGGATCCCGTCCCCaggtaaaaacaaacaaacaagcacACACTCCCTTTTTATCACTTCTAGTTTGTCATTTTGCTATTTCTCCGATACCTCCAGCGTTTATAATAATGTTTATTAAGAATTTGGAGCCATATGGTGGTAATCTTGGGAATGAAAAGATTTTGTATGGCAGGATATAAATTGCGGAGCGTCCCACGGAGAAGACTCACAGCCGTCGGTACTCTTATTGCTCATGTGAATTTATATTCATGCTTCTCTCTAGCCAGCAAATTACCAGTGAATGATGATAGCTTGCATTtctatctccccccccccccactctggCCTTCTACCATCAATGAATTAAGTGCCTGCCAATTATCATTTTGTAGCCAACAAAACACCCCATTATTGCCcattttgtcttgtctttcAGTTAAATACCCACAATAATATTGGTTATTATGGCAATTGAAATTAAAgatcaactttttaaaaattattgtttgatttaacctttttattttttgtccatTATTTTTTAGGCTCTACTCggattatctttattttcatgacaACCCAGACCAAAAGATATTTCACAATGCCGCCGTCCGCAGCATTGCAAGCTTTGGGAGATGTATTGAAGCACGAAGTCCTCGCGCATGCGCTTACACCATCATGTCAATTCAACAAGGAGTAGTAAGTAAAGTTAAATTGGGGCGGTGTTTCAGGCGCAGGGGCGACCACTGCATTCAATTATTCAACTAGTGAACAAAACGAGAAAAAAGGATGAAAGCAGAAGATAGATGGAGAACAAAACTAAAATATTACCCCTGGTAAATTATTTTGGGGATTAGGTCAcgccccccccctttaaaaataCCTTAATGCCGCTCCTGAATGAGAGATTAGTTTCAAACCATATCTTTCATACTCTCCTGGCACTCAAATCATCGGCGTAATGAGCTAAGAAAATTGTGGGGGCACAACATTGTGCATGTGGCAAAATTCCTTGAAAATTCCGAGCGAACAAAGTGAGCATGTAAAAAATGttgaccttttaaaaaaaatatataatatcttaTCCTTTTCCGTTAATCTTCTTTCTTGCTTTccttcttgttctttatttttcttggccGTTGATCTATTGGGGGCAACGgctcaagccccccccccatcatctgTATACCAGTGACTCCAATCTTGGTGCAAAGGGCAGTTTCACGACCTCAACCACCTTTAAATGCGACGTAACAATATCCTCGCTGCAAAGGTGGCGCTTCTAGGGGAGAAgttggtggaggggggggggggctctcggCACTGCATACTGCCCTAAAGCACTCACTCAATTAAATTTTATATCTATGAAAACATTCCCTTCTTATAACTGATGAATGTCCCTTTTTGGTGTATTGACCCTCTGTAGATGGTGCCTTTCGCATTCACACGAGACTGATCAATTTACATGATGTACGGTTATCTAGGCCTGCGGctctttttaatatgttttgcCTGGAAATTGATATGGTAAAGCCAGACTGACACTTAattgcacgacttttggccacgattttgtcgtggcaagtcgtgccattttggggcacgaactgggaggctcccgcactgtttacgacttgttcacgcatagttcacgaatacgtgcccgtcagtgtccacattgacacgaactggcacgacgagttcacgcatagtttgcgcatagttcacgacccggtcgctaaattttgtcgtgaccaaaattttgaacatttcaaaattctcgtcccgacatggcacgcagtcacgacatgtcacgacgtgtttacgcacacttcacgcccgttcacgactagtttgcgcactggcacgacttgagtcgtaCCAATGCGTGACACAAGATCATGCAAGTGTCTCCTACACAATTGCAATTGATTTGACAGAAGACCTTTTATAGTCTAATGTACGAAATGAATTCAGCATTTCTAAAACCAGGCACAGGTGATTTCCCATTCAATGTTGTCGTGTTCTTTTCCTCACCATTCAAACAGCGCCTCAACGTTGGTCTGTATTCTATTTATATCCGAGACTGGCTGAAAGTATTTCCACGAGATCAGATATTTATTCTCAAACTTGAAGACTGGCATTCTGGCTGTGAGGAGATTTTACCAAGACTATATGCTTTTTTAAATCTAAGTAAGTGAActataaaaagaatatttaaattcTACATACTTGCACTGTTGAAGTCTGATTATCCAATCAATTTAACCAacgttgatttttgttttgtttagtcGACATATTAGAAGAAGTCGAATAAAGTAAAGTTTAAAAGgtaccccctcccctctccctctctctctgctttttagtttccgcgggaaaaaatatcaacgaattcaaaatattagataaagactcccccccccgaaaaaaaccCTGCATGGGTTTTATACAGGTCATATGAGCATGACACGAATTTCGTTGAAAGATAATCAagacataattatattcaaatctttCATATATTGTTACAATCACACTTGGAGGTTCATGTCTTTTTTCTTCGCAGAAATTTTGACGAAGGTCCAAATCCGGGATATCTGCCAGACTCAAATGAAGAATACAAACACTGAAAAAATCGGAGGCATGTTTAACGAGACACGGATAGTCCTTCAAGAATTCTACTCGGAATGGAACCGAGATTTGAGTAATTTACTGGGTGACACACGCTTCTTATGgccgtaaccatggtaacgataTAATGATAAACATCCACCCCGCGGAAGTCCTAGAATCGTCATAATCATACAGTTACCAtagcagtgttgtagtgccttgatgctcggccttggccttaaggcgccttaaggcctattttttcaaagccttggccttgaacattcaggccttggccttgagagggccttggccttggccttgaggattttgagccttgaaatttcaaggcattttcaaggcattttcaaggctttttcaaggcattttgtattttgtactttcatttgttttatacaagtaattataaatgtttcaaattgttctgtacatctaatgacactaaatactaccagtcagcagaagcagtatgtgtacttagcagtgccatcaattgcaattatcatcacataattatgtaacaaagagaagtgatgaaaattattatttattggtaatatgacgtaatcatgactaataaggataatgacaatatcaataataatgataataattacgattaggattatagtcagtggcgtaactacaggggggcatgggggcacgtcccccccccccatcggctgactaaaaaaaggaggaaaagagggagaaaggaagagaaacgtagtgggaaaggagacaatgttcattataatgttatatttatgttatgttacattacataagaaacatttttttcatataaatgaaacataatttgctcagggcatatgtcttcattgttcctggtgctcccattgtctgtttaccgagatatataatcctgttatactaaaacctcccgttttcaagtcaatatacaccaaactaccaaatatatttcctcgcacttcgagttattcttttacatgtacaaaagtatGCTTCTATTTCatgaataggcctactgtaagtgattgtcccattttaaggtcttgatataaaacatttcctgtccgtgcttacgttcgcagtagtggattggtgaaagatgtctgctctccatcaattcctagaatgagtccttaaaatgttcctttttctgttttctgatctgaatatcaaaaattttcagctcgcgcttcgcgctcgcatcatttggttagtgaactatgtaagtccttcttgaattcctacaaacaagccttaaaatgcccctcttcaggtctgaatttcctaaattttcagctcgcgcttcacgctcgcaagattacaagtgctttatgtgcatgtttagattaattctaacaaaatcagcaagcgcttattggcactcccattagatgactatggtgagatgtgtataatcttaatagataaaagattcctaaaatatagtccttaaaatcttcctgtttggggtcaatatttacaaaaatttcagttcgcgcttcgcgctcgcattatttaacgagacaggtacgtatcatgattacaaaagattgattgtaatgtccctttttaggtttgaatatcaaaaattttaagctcgcgcttcgcgctcgcattatttgacttgtgagatacatgtccgtttattggcactgtccttataaaaatatctctattagttcagtatacctggcaactgggagCGCTTTGTGCGCTCACTaggcaattccaagtttttgctggtcccccccaatgccgtgacccacggtacgccactgatta
This window of the Lytechinus variegatus isolate NC3 chromosome 14, Lvar_3.0, whole genome shotgun sequence genome carries:
- the LOC121428112 gene encoding carbohydrate sulfotransferase 15-like: MSKGVPAFLAQSPRPGYDMRHIEYNKTSLFQKEEQAISTSGTTNTTTLPPDLYRLAKQNTTTLPPDLYRLAKQVFDELPDEYLPGYKSSCWMTKKNAPGIGRLRCLPYFYILGVAKCGTSDLWDKINAHPHVVRKLVKEPHWWTRYRLQGISFDAYLQKRSASLVSSFKEDSSNKLTHIVGDGSASTLWDNRHWMETFAVVKEGPKYVTADILRAAQPNAKFIVILRDPVPRLYSDYLYFHDNPDQKIFHNAAVRSIASFGRCIEARSPRACAYTIMSIQQGVRLNVGLYSIYIRDWLKVFPRDQIFILKLEDWHSGCEEILPRLYAFLNLKILTKVQIRDICQTQMKNTNTEKIGGMFNETRIVLQEFYSEWNRDLSNLLGDTRFLWP